The following are encoded together in the Cheilinus undulatus linkage group 3, ASM1832078v1, whole genome shotgun sequence genome:
- the dyrk3 gene encoding dual specificity tyrosine-phosphorylation-regulated kinase 3, with amino-acid sequence MMIISRKPEGPIATARHGDGLYDSYMRTDHILKDEADTNSPSGLPPMPKHTVVSNKAVMRDQVTVRGSQLKVKYLYEDSTNNRKINAITTATTQNSGTTDQTPSKPAPVSSLSKEHSVDSTESSKGSSESSGPHGVSNGGNGGKLCGPLSPDQALRLYRSQLTTLEHTEIHSYPDVYFVGPNAKKRPAVVGGSNNCGYDDEQGGYIHVPHDHLAYRYEFLKIIGKGSFGQVAKVYDHKLQQHLALKMVRNEKRFHRQAQEEIRILEHLRKQDRNGTMNVVHMLENFTFRNHICMTFELLSMNLYELIKRNKFQGFSLPLVRKFAHSILQCLEALNRHRIIHCDLKPENILLKQQGRSGIKVIDFGSSCFEHQRVYTYIQSRFYRAPEVILGSRYGLPIDMWSFGCILAELLTGYPLFPGEDEGDQLACVMELLGMPPQKVLEQAKRAKNFINSKGHPRYCGANTLPTGATVLTGSRSRRGKMRGPPGSKEWSAALKGCEDPTFTDFIKKCLDWDPSSRLTPSQALRHPWLYRRLPKPLPGTDKSQGATVKRLPEHHSTSFPSILAKGGPGLGTTVANNKLRSNMMGNSEEAIPLRTVLPKLVS; translated from the exons CACGCCATGGAGACGGTCTGTATGACTCTTACATGAGGACGGACCACATCCTGAAAGACGAAGCAGATACAAACAGTCCGTCTGGGCTGCCCCCTATGCCCAAACACACA GTTGTCAGTAACAAGGCAGTAATGAGGGATCAGGTAACTGTGCGAGGCAGCCAGCTGAAGGTCAAGTACCTATATGAAGACTCCACCAACAACCGAAAGATCAATGCCataacaacagcaacaactcAGAACAGCGGGACCACTGATCAGACGCCCAGTAAACCCGCCCCCGTCTCCAGCCTGTCCAAGGAGCACAGTGTAGACAG CACTGAATCCAGTAAAGGCTCCAGTGAATCCTCAGGCCCACATGGAGTCAGTAACGGAGGGAATGGCGGGAAGCTGTGTGGCCCTCTCAGTCCTGACCAGGCACTCAGGTTGTATCGTTCTCAGCTGACCACCCTGGAGCACACAGAAATCCACTCCTATCCTGACGTCTACTTTGTGGGACCCAATGCCAAGAAGAGGCCTGCTGTCGTCGGGGGCAGCAATAACTGCGGCTATGATGATGAGCAGGGGGGATACATTCATGTCCCTCATGACCATCTGGCGTATCGCTACGAGTTCCTGAAG ATTATTGGTAAAGGGAGCTTCGGACAGGTGGCCAAGGTATATGACCACAAGCTACAGCAGCATCTGGCTCTAAAAATGGTGCGTAATGAGAAGCGATTCCACCGACAGGCACAGGAGGAGATCCGCATCCTAGAGCATCTGCGAAAGCAGGATCGTAATGGCACCATGAATGTCGTGCACATGCTTGAAAACTTCACCTTCCGAAACCACATCTGTATGACTTTTGAGCTTCTGAGCATGAACCTGTACGAGCTCATCAAGCGCAACAAGTTCCAGGGCTTCAGCTTGCCACTGGTCAGAAAGTTTGCACACTCCATCCTTCAGTGCCTGGAGGCCCTGAACCGGCACAGAATTATCCACTGTGACCTCAAGCCTGAGAACATCCTGCTCAAACAGCAGGGACGCAGTGGCATTAAG GTGATTGACTTCGGCTCCAGTTGTTTTGAGCACCAGCGGGTCTACACCTACATCCAGTCTCGTTTCTATCGGGCCCCAGAGGTGATCCTTGGTTCACGTTATGGCCTTCCCATTGACATGTGGAGCTTCGGCTGCATCCTGGCTGAGCTGCTGACTGGCTACCCTCTGTTCCCTGGTGAGGATGAGGGTGATCAGCTGGCCTGTGTCATGGAGCTTCTTGGCATGCCTCCTCAGAAGGTTCTGGAGCAGGCCAAGAGGGCAAAGAACTTCATCAACTCCAAGGGCCATCCGCGCTACTGCGGTGCCAACACACTGCCCACGGGGGCCACTGTGCTGACGGGGTCTCGCTCCCGTCGCGGCAAGATGAGAGGTCCTCCAGGCAGCAAGGAGTGGAGCGCTGCGCTCAAGGGCTGCGAGGACCCCACCTTTACTGACTTCATTAAGAAGTGTTTGGACTGGGACCCCTCGTCTCGTCTCACACCCAGCCAGGCCCTCAGACACCCATGGCTGTACAGGCGCCTACCAAAGCCCCTACCTGGGACTGATAAGAGCCAAGGGGCCACAGTGAAACGGCTCCCAGAGCACCACAGTACCTCTTTCCCCTCTATCCTGGCCAAAGGGGGGCCGGGTCTAGGCACCACAGTGGCCAACAACAAACTGAGGAGCAACATGATGGGAAATTCTGAGGAGGCCATACCTCTGCGCACGGTCCTACCCAAACTTGTCTCttag